The Saccharomonospora cyanea NA-134 genome includes a region encoding these proteins:
- the dnaA gene encoding chromosomal replication initiator protein DnaA has product MSEHQLNLAVVWEQVVAELSDGTLSPQQRAWMRVTRPIGLLDGTALLAAPSDFAKEAIERALREPITSALSRHLGREVSLAVKVDTAESAPPPPPPPPAPPSNPAPSVTPVSPSGHYGPGPVGAHPERPPLPSGEDTIIIPAIRPRTETVEPRIPGLTHRAHPPTMPSAHPPPRPGGPPQPPAPHPKHSPEGDEGDEEVDEESEALAAVHEIWPTFSGQPIAGQPYTAPAQPQTSKTRLNEKYNFDTFVIGASNRFAHAAAVAVAEAPSRAYNPLFVWGESGLGKTHLLHAVGHYAQRLFPGMRVRYVSTEEFTNDFINSLRDDRKVAFQRRYRDIDILLVDDIQFLEGKEGTQEEFFHTFNTLHNANKQIVVSSDRPPKRLETLEERLRTRFEWGLITDIQPPELETRIAILRKKAAQDRLAVPGEVLEFIAARIEANIRELEGALIRVTAFASLNQQPVDVGLAEIVLRDLIPTDSQAPEISASTIMRVTAEFFDVTMDDLCGPGKTKALATARQIAMYLCRELTDMSLPRIGQTFGGRDHTTVMHADKKIRKEMAERRRIYDQVQELTSRIKQCARQ; this is encoded by the coding sequence GTGTCTGAGCATCAGCTGAATCTGGCTGTTGTCTGGGAGCAGGTTGTCGCGGAACTCTCCGACGGAACGTTGTCCCCGCAACAACGCGCCTGGATGCGGGTGACCCGTCCCATCGGCCTCCTGGACGGCACGGCGCTGCTGGCCGCTCCGAGCGACTTCGCCAAGGAGGCCATCGAGCGCGCGCTGCGTGAACCCATCACCTCCGCACTGTCCCGGCACCTCGGTCGTGAGGTGTCCCTCGCAGTGAAGGTCGACACCGCCGAGAGCGCACCGCCTCCCCCACCTCCTCCGCCCGCACCGCCGAGCAACCCCGCGCCGTCCGTCACGCCGGTATCTCCTTCCGGCCACTACGGGCCGGGGCCCGTCGGCGCGCACCCGGAACGGCCACCGCTGCCGTCGGGCGAGGACACCATCATCATTCCGGCGATCCGGCCCCGTACCGAGACCGTCGAGCCCCGGATCCCGGGGCTGACTCACCGCGCGCACCCACCGACGATGCCGTCGGCGCATCCGCCGCCCCGGCCCGGCGGGCCACCACAGCCGCCGGCTCCGCACCCCAAGCACTCCCCGGAGGGCGACGAGGGTGACGAGGAGGTCGACGAGGAGAGCGAGGCCCTGGCCGCGGTGCACGAGATCTGGCCTACCTTCTCGGGTCAGCCGATCGCCGGGCAGCCCTACACCGCTCCGGCCCAGCCGCAGACGTCGAAGACCAGACTGAACGAGAAGTACAACTTCGACACGTTCGTCATCGGTGCCTCCAACCGCTTCGCGCACGCGGCGGCCGTCGCCGTCGCGGAGGCGCCGTCACGGGCCTACAACCCGTTGTTCGTCTGGGGCGAGTCCGGCCTCGGCAAGACGCACCTTCTGCACGCGGTCGGACACTACGCGCAACGGCTGTTCCCGGGCATGCGGGTGCGATACGTGTCGACGGAGGAGTTCACCAACGACTTCATCAACTCGCTCCGCGACGACCGCAAGGTGGCGTTCCAGCGTCGCTACCGCGACATCGACATCCTGCTGGTCGACGACATCCAGTTCCTGGAGGGCAAGGAAGGAACCCAGGAGGAGTTCTTCCACACCTTCAACACGCTGCACAACGCGAACAAGCAGATCGTCGTGTCCTCCGACCGCCCGCCGAAGCGGCTGGAGACGCTGGAGGAGCGGCTGCGCACGCGGTTCGAGTGGGGCTTGATCACCGATATCCAGCCGCCGGAACTCGAGACCCGCATCGCGATCCTGCGTAAGAAGGCCGCTCAGGACCGCCTGGCCGTTCCGGGTGAGGTGCTGGAGTTCATCGCGGCCCGCATCGAGGCGAACATCCGCGAGCTCGAGGGCGCGCTGATCCGTGTGACGGCGTTCGCCTCGCTGAACCAGCAGCCGGTGGACGTGGGGCTCGCCGAGATAGTGCTTCGCGACCTCATTCCCACCGATTCCCAGGCACCCGAGATCAGTGCGTCGACGATCATGCGCGTGACTGCGGAGTTCTTCGACGTCACGATGGACGATCTCTGCGGGCCCGGCAAGACCAAGGCCCTGGCCACGGCACGGCAGATCGCGATGTACCTGTGCCGGGAGCTCACCGACATGTCGTTGCCCCGGATCGGTCAGACCTTCGGTGGCCGTGACCACACCACGGTGATGCACGCGGACAAGAAGATCCGCAAGGAGATGGCGGAGCGGCGCCGCATCTACGACCAGGTGCAGGAGCTGACCTCCCGCATCAAGCAGTGCGCTCGCCAGTGA
- the dnaN gene encoding DNA polymerase III subunit beta, with protein MKIRVERDGLADAVAWVARSLPSRPPVPVLGGVLLDTGGGTEALTVSGFDYEVSATVGVPATVSDEGRTLVSGRLLADITKSLPAKPVDIAVEGARATITCGNARFSLPTMPVEDYPQLPAQPELAGEVAGDAFAQAVAQVAVAAGKDDTLPMLTGMRVEITGTTLTLVATDRFRLAMREFDWQPAEGISDSAVLVPARTLADAAKSLGSAGTKVQIGLAGGDGLLGLSGGGKFTTTRLLDAEFPPYRQLLPSDHSSRAILYVPALIEAIKRVSLVAERGTQVRLEFADNSLRLSAGGDDEGSAEEELPVDYEGEPVTIAFNPTYLVDGLGALHAERAELTFTTPNRPALLKPADESGDVVPGYLYLLMPVRLPG; from the coding sequence ATGAAGATCCGCGTCGAGCGCGACGGACTTGCCGATGCCGTCGCATGGGTGGCCCGGAGTCTGCCGTCGAGGCCGCCCGTTCCCGTGCTCGGTGGAGTCCTGCTCGACACGGGTGGCGGTACCGAGGCGCTGACCGTCTCCGGATTCGACTACGAGGTCTCGGCCACGGTCGGGGTGCCCGCCACCGTCTCCGACGAGGGCCGCACGCTCGTGTCGGGCCGGTTGCTCGCCGACATCACCAAGTCGCTGCCCGCCAAACCCGTGGACATCGCGGTCGAAGGCGCTCGCGCCACCATCACCTGCGGAAACGCCCGGTTCAGCCTGCCGACCATGCCGGTGGAGGACTACCCGCAGCTCCCGGCACAGCCCGAACTCGCCGGGGAAGTGGCGGGCGACGCGTTCGCCCAGGCCGTCGCCCAGGTGGCGGTCGCGGCAGGCAAGGACGACACCCTGCCCATGCTCACCGGCATGCGCGTCGAGATCACCGGCACCACACTGACTCTCGTGGCCACCGACCGGTTCCGGCTGGCCATGCGCGAGTTCGACTGGCAGCCAGCCGAGGGCATCTCCGACTCCGCCGTGCTCGTGCCCGCACGGACGCTCGCCGACGCGGCCAAGTCTCTCGGCTCTGCCGGCACGAAGGTGCAGATCGGTCTCGCGGGCGGTGACGGTCTGCTCGGGCTTTCCGGCGGAGGCAAGTTCACCACCACGCGCCTGCTCGACGCGGAGTTCCCGCCGTATCGGCAGCTCCTGCCGTCCGACCACTCCTCGCGGGCGATCCTGTACGTCCCCGCGCTCATCGAAGCGATCAAGCGCGTGTCGCTGGTCGCCGAACGGGGCACCCAGGTCAGGCTGGAGTTCGCCGACAACTCGCTGCGGCTCTCGGCAGGCGGTGACGACGAAGGCAGTGCGGAAGAGGAGCTTCCCGTCGACTACGAGGGGGAACCGGTGACCATCGCGTTCAACCCGACCTACCTCGTCGACGGCCTCGGCGCTCTGCACGCCGAGCGGGCCGAGTTGACGTTCACGACGCCGAACCGGCCCGCGTTGCTCAAGCCTGCCGACGAAAGCGGTGACGTCGTGCCCGGCTATCTCTACCTGTTGATGCCGGTGCGGCTTCCCGGCTGA
- the gnd gene encoding phosphogluconate dehydrogenase (NAD(+)-dependent, decarboxylating) — protein MAQLGLVGLGKMGFNMRERLRAAGHEVVGYDRNTEVSDTASLKDLVSALSAPRVVWVMVPAGEPTRQTVAELAELLDEGDLVIDGGNSRYTDDTRNAELLGRHGVGYLDVGVSGGVWGKENGYGLMVGGDEADVERAMPFFDALRPEGPREEGFAHAGGVGAGHYAKMVHNGIEYGLMQAYAEGFELLDASQVVRNVPAVIKAWQRGTVVRSWLLELLVRALEEDPELDDLEGYVEDSGEGRWTLEEAINNAVPAPVISAALFARFASRQEDSAAMRAVAALREQFGGHAVKTKKVSG, from the coding sequence ATGGCACAGCTTGGACTCGTCGGTCTGGGCAAGATGGGCTTCAACATGCGGGAACGCCTTCGGGCGGCCGGCCACGAGGTGGTGGGCTACGACCGCAACACCGAGGTCAGCGACACCGCATCGTTGAAGGACCTGGTGTCGGCGCTCTCGGCGCCGCGGGTCGTCTGGGTGATGGTGCCCGCCGGCGAGCCGACCCGGCAGACCGTCGCCGAACTCGCGGAACTGCTCGACGAAGGCGACCTGGTGATCGACGGTGGCAACTCCCGCTACACCGACGACACCCGCAACGCCGAACTGCTCGGCCGCCACGGGGTCGGCTACCTCGACGTCGGGGTCTCCGGCGGGGTGTGGGGCAAGGAGAACGGGTACGGCCTCATGGTCGGCGGCGACGAGGCCGACGTCGAACGCGCGATGCCGTTCTTCGACGCCCTCCGGCCCGAGGGACCACGTGAGGAGGGCTTCGCCCACGCGGGCGGTGTCGGCGCCGGGCACTACGCGAAGATGGTGCACAACGGCATCGAGTACGGGCTCATGCAGGCCTACGCCGAGGGATTCGAGCTGCTCGACGCCTCGCAGGTCGTGCGGAACGTGCCCGCTGTGATCAAGGCGTGGCAGCGCGGCACCGTGGTGCGGTCGTGGTTGCTCGAACTACTGGTCCGCGCTCTGGAGGAGGACCCGGAACTGGACGACCTCGAGGGTTACGTCGAGGACTCCGGGGAAGGCCGCTGGACCCTGGAGGAGGCCATCAACAACGCCGTTCCCGCCCCGGTGATCTCGGCGGCGTTGTTCGCGCGCTTCGCGTCGCGCCAGGAGGACTCGGCGGCGATGCGCGCCGTCGCGGCTCTCCGGGAACAGTTCGGTGGACACGCCGTCAAGACGAAGAAGGTATCCGGCTAG
- the recF gene encoding DNA replication/repair protein RecF (All proteins in this family for which functions are known are DNA-binding proteins that assist the filamentation of RecA onto DNA for the initiation of recombination or recombinational repair.), with product MYLRHLQVTDFRSWEHVDLPLETGPTVLVGPNGRGKTNLLEAVGYVATLSSHRVATDAPLVRHGCERALVRAAVVNEGRELTVELEIAPGRANRARVNRGAVGKPREILGILRTVLFSPEDLALVRGDPSERRRFLDELLVQRAPRYAGVRSEYERVLRQRNALLKSMGRPSSRRGRGEEDPYAASTLQVWDNHLATAGAELLAARLNLVADLAPFVASAYAEVAPDSRPALISYRSSLGTALPEGSGTPEGPRVTREELAEVLLRVLGESRDAELERGVSLVGPHRDDLDLVLGQAPAKGYASHGESWSFALALRLASYQLLRGEMGGEPVLLLDDVFAELDTRRRARLADVATKAEQVLVTAAVEGDVPAELDGVHYRVSEGEVTRG from the coding sequence GTGTACCTGCGGCACCTCCAGGTGACCGACTTCCGGTCGTGGGAGCACGTCGATCTCCCGCTCGAGACCGGGCCCACGGTGCTGGTGGGCCCCAACGGGCGGGGAAAGACCAACCTGCTCGAAGCGGTCGGGTACGTCGCGACGCTCTCCTCGCACCGTGTCGCCACCGATGCCCCGCTGGTGAGGCACGGGTGCGAACGGGCCCTGGTGCGCGCGGCCGTGGTGAACGAGGGTCGAGAGCTCACCGTGGAGCTGGAGATCGCCCCGGGGCGGGCGAACCGGGCTCGGGTCAACCGCGGAGCCGTCGGCAAACCGCGGGAGATTCTGGGCATCCTGCGGACGGTGCTGTTCTCGCCCGAGGACCTGGCGCTCGTGCGAGGCGACCCTTCCGAGCGGCGACGGTTCCTCGACGAGTTGCTCGTGCAGCGGGCCCCGAGGTACGCGGGTGTGCGGTCGGAGTACGAACGGGTGTTGCGGCAGCGGAACGCGCTGCTGAAGAGCATGGGCAGACCCTCCTCCCGCCGTGGCCGCGGCGAGGAGGACCCCTACGCGGCCTCGACGCTGCAGGTGTGGGACAACCACCTGGCGACGGCCGGCGCCGAGCTGCTGGCGGCACGGCTCAACCTCGTGGCCGACCTGGCGCCGTTCGTGGCCTCGGCCTACGCGGAGGTCGCGCCCGACTCACGTCCCGCTCTGATCTCCTACCGGTCGAGTCTCGGTACCGCGCTGCCGGAGGGCAGTGGCACCCCGGAAGGGCCGAGGGTGACGCGCGAGGAACTGGCGGAGGTTCTGCTGCGCGTGCTCGGGGAGTCGCGGGACGCGGAGCTGGAACGAGGCGTGAGTCTGGTGGGGCCGCACAGGGACGACCTCGACCTGGTGTTGGGCCAGGCTCCTGCGAAGGGCTACGCCAGCCACGGCGAGTCGTGGTCGTTCGCGTTGGCGCTCCGCCTGGCTTCGTACCAGCTCCTGCGCGGCGAGATGGGTGGGGAACCCGTCCTGTTGCTCGACGACGTGTTCGCCGAACTCGACACGCGGCGTCGTGCTCGGTTGGCCGACGTGGCCACGAAGGCCGAGCAGGTGCTGGTGACCGCCGCGGTGGAGGGTGACGTGCCTGCCGAGCTGGACGGCGTGCACTACCGCGTGTCGGAGGGCGAGGTGACCCGTGGCTGA